A region of the Aethina tumida isolate Nest 87 chromosome 3, icAetTumi1.1, whole genome shotgun sequence genome:
atttaaaatatgatacaaTAACACGCAGAAACCGAAGCTGggaatataaatttgtgtattCTGGACCACTGGTGGAGAGTTGCTCGTAAAATATGTGTTTGCTATTACTAAAGTTTCCCTTGTAAATTTTCCGCTCTCGTCGCTATGTACGAAATATTTCACTCGGTGGGGGTGTATGGTTTTTGGATTCAACTTTTTATGTCTGTTTATACACAGCGATGCGAGACACCTGGAACGGACTCACGCTACTGCAGAGTTAAGAGTTTGATGCATCGCCTCTCAGGATTTTTCGCATATTctcgaaatatatattcatggTGGAGATATCTCGACGTAAAATATACGTGACATACAGTGATAAAAGATGTCCAGGAACGATCATGTTGTGAATGTAAAATGAAAGGACGTTTTGGtacaagaaattataaatgagataGATGCAATGTGGTATACGAAAAAGCTACTGTTCTCCAAGAAATTAATGCACcacactaataataattgattattattaatattttttgaaaacggggaaaaataaacatatacacactctttgtatatttatttaaaaatagagttttatttataattgttacaaaaaatcttaaaaaaaattatatttataaaaaaaattgaacttaaTATGAGGTATTTCCATCTCTTCTATTCGTATGACAGCCTCACATCTACTCTTCGtactcaaaatctgggttcaaattttattttggtccaaattcttaaaatttcgtgTAGAAGACACTCCACATTATTTGAATGGTTAGGATGGTCCCTTAAACGTCTCCCAAGAATGTCACAGATATTGGGTTAAAGTCTGGACTATGAGCTGGCCAGGCCATAGCATTAATCCCAACGTGGGCAAGACAATTTCGGAAAACATAGGCTGTATTTGGTCGTGCATTATTctgcattagtaaaaaattggcACCTATAAAAGGGACATATGACAAGACATGTCCTTCTAGAATGTCCAAAATGTAATGCTCAGCATTAAGGTTCCCACTATTTATCACCACCAGGTCGGTACCTGCTGTTAAAGAAATGCCTCTCCACACCATAATTGAGCCTCGACTAAATAAGGCGGTATTTATGAAGTTACATTCagcatatttttcatttggcCGTCGAAATATACGAACGAGTCTACCGCAGGCAAAATATAGATTCATTTGTAAATAGAACTCGTTCCCAATTCGCTTCTACCCAACTGATGTGCTCTCTAGCAAAATTTAACAAGCATCTACAATGATCCACGGTCAGATCTTGAGCAGGAAGATAAATTATCTTCCCTAAGTCGTTATTGAATAGTTCTAATGCTTATTCGAATCACTTCTACGTTTTGTAACTGAGATAGTAAAATTCTTGTAGCCACAAATTGTTGTCTGAGAGTTAAAAGTCTCAAAAACTATCTTGAGCAGGAGTTGTATCACAATTTCTACCCTCACCTGGTCTCCTAGTAAGGTCACCAGTCTCCATGTATGTACCTTTGTAATATACGGGAAATGGATGAATGGGATACACCAAACCTTTCGACTATTCTCCGGTAACTCCAACCTTCTtccactaaaaattaaaaaagagagGGTGTTTCAAAGTTAATACAAACAAAGTATGgtactatttacttaaaagtaaagaagaaaaaattgtttacaaaattataggtgGTGCATTAATTTGTAGAAACAGAAATGGGTTTTAGtagaagaaattataaatgaaatgcaATGTGgtgtacataaaaattactttgtgacttgacaaacaatttttcCAAGCTAATCAGCTGGAGCAAAAACTGTTGCGACACCTCCATGAAATTTATTCGAATGTATGCAAGGAATCCAGTGACAAATGTTCCGCCACCAATCTGCAATCACGGACATAAacctcttttatatttaaatttaacgacACTTTTTGTTGTTCTTTCCGTAACTATAATATCCCGTTCCGAAATGTTATGGTGCCCTGTTATCGCTTACTGTTGAAAGTTTTTTGGCCCTTTTTATAACGTCATTACCTTTCGTAGGTGATCTCGGAGGGCAAAAGCCCAACTTTTCCGTGACAAGCTCACTTTAACCGTTCCGCCGCAGCGGGACAGAGTAATTTATCCTATTGAGTGGTCGATACTGCGATTTGTAAAACGATTGGTTCGTTCGTCCCGAAACATGGCAATAATACattgttttctattattttaaggataaatttgaatttaaatcgaaagGATTTTTCTAATTGGTTAAAATACGATATTCAACGGCTTATGTTGTTTTAGTATAATTGAATTCGATTCGTTGACATAAACTGTTGATTTTAGACGTTTAACTTGAAACTACAGTATTggctgatatttttatttaacactttGACGGCCAATTCCAATTTCCCATccgtacaaaaaataatattgaaactgGCTAAATTAAGTCCATTTAATCGGTTTACTTTCAATTAAATCGAAAGCGACTATTTCAAGATTGaagtattgaaaaataaacgaCGTAATAAAATCTGATGAGCCAATGTTTACGTTATAGATACACGCCAGAGGATTATTACTCATGAAAGTCGTATTTCCACGCTTTTCCGCTTCATAAAAAAGTCCTTTTAATCGGGCTTCGTCGTTCTGGAAACTTCGTCCCggtcttattaatatttttaatagaggtCGGAAGTTTTCGtttgaattaacaaatttttctataaattttctttaagaaCTTAAACTTTAATCAACGGGATCCTTTTcccaagttaaaaaataaattaaacagtcATCTGCACATTAAATCAGGACGGGAGGATCCGGTTTTTTCTGTAGTGGCGAGTGAATAGTTTACCCGCGTTGAAAACGTCACAAACAATGAGCATTGTTGTGAGAGCACGTTTAAGTTTGAtacatcttaattaaaatctatagaaaGGCGGCAATCAACAATTCATACCTGCAAATGAGAACCGTTTGTTGCACGGTTTTAGAAAATGGCAACCAGATAACGGACTCGCGGGTGAGTAATGATTCCCAAGGGGGTGGAATGCGGGATTCCCGTTCAGGCGTTTCTGGTTGGTTAGTGCATGTTGCATCCAAGTTGCTGAACTGGGTCACTGGGACGCGGGATGCTGTTATCCCCTTTTTCAATCACTACAATGATGTTCTCTTTAATCACTTAAAGTTTCCGTCGGTTTctggttttaaaattagttgagAATATGTAAATCGAGTTTAAACTATTTACATTTCCGGAGTTTGCTCGTAAAATATACTGGTGCTTTTTCAAATTCGACCTTTACCTTTATCTTGGCACCTCATTTCTGTAGTTGATGTTCATACCCATAAAAGCGAATTTACGAAGGAATCTCCATCGACAAAAAcacttttttgttattaatttggatttttaatcGGTCCCTGGGGACGCCCCGCTATTCAGGATGAGATTAGGACTGGGTGGGATGTCCTGAGGGTAGTTTGTGACAATTTGTGCCTGGCTGATAAGGGCATCGCACCGACGATTTACTGCTTTATTTGTCTGAGTTTCACGCACAATTATGCCCGTGGAACAGCGGGAAGAAATGATCTTCACCCCATTACACATCCGCGTCCTAATCCAAGCGTTTGTGTCACGTTATTAAATTGAGTTGatgagaaaatataaaactgatatttaatagaaaattttattttacgtcTCTAGAACTATTATTTACAGTCTCatgtacaaattataaataagttatgtTATTAACTGGATTTATTCGGCGGGTAGAGGAGTCTCTGTAAAACTTGCGTCAATTGTATTCGTGCTGTCATCTTTTTTTCATCgctaagttttttaaatagggGCACCATAGAcatcataaacaatttatctGCATCGTTGTCTGCGTCCGTATTTTTTGTCACGCTCTTTTCCGGCACGTCTGCCACGTTACAAACGGACGTGCTGGCAAAAACAGGCGCTTTCACAATGTAATTGTCgattaaatcttttttagACCTTTGGAAGTCTCCTTCTGCATTGTAATCTTCACTGTTAGAAGAATTGCTTTTTGTATCCTCTACAGTGAATTTGGAAGTTTCAAATTCAATCATATCGGAATCGTTTTCTtcggttttaatttttaattctgccGTTTGATCTTCCTCCTCAGTCGCTTCTTCCCCATCTTTGTCATCGATGTACTCCAAGCTCATCTCCCGGTGGTCTCTGCAAGCCAATACACACATACAAACTGTTTACTAcaagtcaaattaaatttaccttttATTGTAGtccaaaaattgtaattttttcgcATGAATATATGGCCTGGGTTTGTTATTCACTTTCTCGGCCAACATCTTCTTGTATCTCGTATACGTGTCCTTAATATTCTTCCAGCGTTTTTGTAGCATGCTAactgtaaacaaattaaactcgGTAAATCACGCAACTCTTTCATAACGCTTCCCCCAATTTTCGCCTTGATCCATTTCAACTCGGATTACACGcccaaaaatcaaataatttctacCTGCGAAATAAATCAACGCGAATTACCGTGATTCGGGAATTTCGTTGAACGATAAATTATTCAGTCGCACTGATTAGGGGTATCGTGGAAGTTAATGAAGTTATAATTGGTTATTCGGACGGTGTTTTACCGACCCGAATCTGTTTTTTTCTGTCATTAAAATGACCGCGAGGATATTAAGTACTCAAAcagtaattcaatattaataaattggtgtttcaatattaattaattagacgtTGATTTAGAGAAAATGTGTATATTAGGTTGAAATTGAAGGCGACAGATGTGTCAATCAATGCAGTAGAATATAACGGgcaatataagaaaattaacatttatagtcaaaattttttgtaatttattcacattttgttgaaaactttcgtattttttgtatataatatataaacccataaaaataacaaattttttaataataattcattaattatcattaatcaaACAACGTATTGaaataattgcaattttgGACGATCTAAAAAactcagatattttaattttgttttattattatatcaatgtaataaaacacTTTACTGAAATCTGACTTCTTTttattgtgtaaaataaaaatattaattgtacttAATTTTGGCAAAACCAAAAAAACTCACTACTGTtggatttaattcatttagttttgttattttttcactttactggaaattgactttttattgtgaaaaataaaaatattaattgtacttTATTTGTTatgctttaatttaaattttagtgatGCTGATTTACTCTTTCTAATGTAATTAACAAATGTCATTTTCgcctaatttttatatttcaaaaatattcaattttatcataattattaattattgatttctttaagaactacaacaattaaaataatattaaaattgttatattattttggaaaaatattccagagtctattttttaatttcctacataagttaatatttcaactaATCATACTTTGTTCTTCGTATATTGCATTAGctaaaattttggaaagtttaataaaaaaactattcacttttttataatttgttttctcctatattttaaattagttttaattaatttaaattaatttaaataaaattctttacataaatctgattttttcattatttttaatactttttgctAAAATTGGTTTCGTTTAACAACTAAAAACCTTTATCCTTTATTCGTAATGATACagagtattaatttaaattaattttgttaatttttagtattactgttttgattttattctaatataatttataaatgacattttatattttcgtagacattatgttaaaaatcaaataaaaataaagtattttaactttaaatactagaatatatatatatatatatatatatatatatatatatatatatatatacaataatttttatcataatcatcaattgttgtaatattatattataaaattttaatgatattttggtaaaattttCCAAGCCGCATTTAAGGTTTCAACTAATTCTACTATGTTCTTCGTATATTGTATTACCTAAAAatgtagtattaattaatataattaattattttttatttgtaattatatcaagttttaatttaaattattattgttattttttagtcTTGCtcttttgattttattctagtggaattaataaaatgcattttatagttttgttgaaattatgttaaaagtctaattaaatactttttatcataattaattattattgattgtttcaaaaattctaatattaatttaatattctattaaaattttaatattattttcaaactgCATTTGTGATCTCTTACAAAATTTCTTGTTTCAACAAATTATactttgttctaaaaatttggtgaaattatagaaaaaaaatattctttttatatttaatttgtattttttcatatcttttattttagttctaattaatttaaattaatataaataaaattctttacttaaatgtgattttttcgttatttaattaatttcatttaacaacTGAAACctgttatattctttatatctaattatatcaagtgttaatttaaattatatttattgatttttaaacttGCTCTTCTTTTAATATGCtagtgtaaataataaattacattttatagttttgttgatattgtgtaaaataaaaatagtattttaactttaacttcatttttattgaagtattgaaaaatatacataataatttttatcataataaataattatttatttttttgaatagtaCTTTTGGAAAATACCCCTAGCTGCAtttgtaatttacataatttaatgtttcaacTAATTATACTTTGTTCTGCGCACATTGCATTATctaaattaaggaaaaaatcatttctttcaaatttaatttgtatatactcATATCCTTCAATTTAgttctaattaatttgaattaatataaatgaaactctttatttacatttgatttcttcgttatttttaatgttatttgcaaaaaaaatagtttttttctttttttttttttgttaaaatataaataaattttaatttagattatatttattaacttttagtgttcctattttaattctttaaatatttatttaatataataatatttaaattattttttaattaaattatacattaattttttttcttcccattttaatgtaattaaaacattttactgaaatctgatttcttaattattcttactctcattaactaaaattggttaatttttatattttgatacaacaaattaaaattatgaaattatgaatgttttttatattacatacagtgcatataatttatattgattcaTTATGTGAATACTCCTCAATATTTAACTatgattatttagttttaattaactgttaattattaattttaatttttggaattaaatagtttggatttaattaactagttaataattaaatctgatAATTTTAGTGAACATAATTAACCGAATTTGTTCAGATAAttcatgaaattatttaattataatgcagaatttataaattattcaggtCAGCcatttcaaaaaacaatcgAGTTTCAAAATGCCCAGCCTGTGTCCTTTTACTCACTGTTCATGAGCTGATCGCCCTCGTGCAGTCGCTTGAACTTCTCATTGAACAGATGCTCGGCGATGTCGCTCCAAGCCCGCTCTCGCAGATGCTTGTTGTTGAAATCGTTGTGGTTGTAGTTCCACACGATCGGCCGCTCTCTCACCGCCTTGATCAGGGACACCGTGTCGACGACGAACGTCTTCCTTGTTTTCTCGCTCATTTTACCCGTGATTTATTTGATGACGGTGCGAACAACCGGCGAATGCGACGGGCGGCAAGGTAGATGTGCCCCTGTGATGAGGTCGTGCGCAGGCAGTCGCTACCTAAATCGCGCGAGTCCGCGGCGAACCATGCAACTAAATCGATAGACGCCGCACGACACGCACGAATTCTGGCGACGGCGTTGTCGCGCGATTTACGAATTTCGTTTGGAACGTAACACCGACCGATTAAGCCTCCCATCTTGAAGAAGACGTATTAAACGTACAGTCGtcgttcatattttattttatcctgTTACAGCACTCATTCACACGATGATCACCACGGTGACGGCGGGCGTTGAAAAATCGTCTTTCTCCCTCGTGgtgattcatttaaattatttacggcGTATTTGCTGGGCCGTTTCCTCAACGATTTATCACGCTTCTCATAACTGACTAATAAAGCAACTGGCGACGTCTATCTTTATATTGTCAAAAAGCTTCGCGCAGCAGGTTTTTGTCGTCACGATTTATTAGCGACCGTTCGTACTTTTATACTGAGAAATACGTCAACTGAAATGTTCCTTTCATTTTATTGCATCGAGTTTTGCTTTCAGCTTTATTTCCTTTCACGATCCCCTAGTTTATAGATGGGGCtaaaggttaggttaggtttcaATAATGAAATCATATTCAGCACTGAAATGTTACTGATTTCAAAATAAGTACGTGAAAATATCAATGATTTAAAcgtatattgattaatttcagtaataaaataGCGGACGgtgattgtatttattaaaataatccacGACTCATAAAAACGTAAGTGAGCATACTTAATTAGAACGTctcttaaagaattttaatatttgtttactgGAACCATTAAGGCAAAcgtgaattattatattaattgttaataataaaaatataagagacaaaattttcatttaattttaatttttctcaaatactaaaaatattttgaggcaactacatattttttaatattcatggaATTAAtatcaagttaattaaaagtatttcaatattgaaaatctcacatttttcaaattatattaaatattttattaactgttatataattttcatgttttaataaCCTTAGGGTTGAGTTTTTTctgaatgtttattaaacaatattgtcCTTTTAAGGTAGTGTCAAAGGTGAAATATATACGTTTACAGaagaaaatatacatttaatctgtgatattacataaaaagtacaataaatttgacaatttcaaCGTATATTGATTtctttcaacaatttaatcgCAGATTGAATAcagtattgattaaaaaaatcacagcttttagtattataaagaatttagttttaattagaatcaaatataattttttatttggaatatcTCTTAAAGGaccttaatatttctttaaaatttaatattaagaatataagaaacaaaattttggtttaattttctttttcattttttttttttttttcaaatgttaaaaatattttgggacaaccacacattttaatatccaCTTAATAGAATTAACTTAGactcaattttcaaaattataaaatgatattttactaatcaatatgaaatattcatttagtAAACATATGGCTAAGTTTATCAAACAATCTTGTCGAtctaaaagattaaataaatataaaataaattgaactatTTGATTTCTTTCAACAATGAACGAAcgtattaattataagaaaaacttATACCTAAGGTACTAtaccaaataattatttgtatttataattcacaatcaaatatttattttcttgaaccactatttataaaaactttaatgttaaactatttaatttattaaaataaaataaaaaaattaaattccattttcatgttttttaagTACTCCTTTATTAAAAGTAGAAAGCTGCAAATGTTaaggtttttaaattatattaaatattttattaattaatataaaatgttcatgtattaataaaactgtggCTGAGTTTCctttcatattttatgaaacacTTATTGTTCtaaaagtacataaaaatacaataaattcgacgatttaaacatatattaatttcttccgGCAATGGAATAGCAGATCGATGatcatattttaagaaaaaaatttattaaattacaatcaaacatgattatttatttggaattatatatttatcaaaccTTAAGTGTTACAAAACTATTTCttctattaaaagttaataataaaaatataaaaatcaaaattttagtttaatttttattatcatatttttcaaatttaacctttttttacaatcacaaattttaatatccagataatgtaattaatattagttgattaaaaatatttcttcagtaaaaatgtcaaaattatattaaacattttagtaactagaataaaactttcatgtattaaatgtaaataataggtatgtaaatattaatacaaattgtagtctaattttcattttctatgctgctaaaaatattttgaaataaccacatattttaatatccacTCTATGGAAATAGTAATATGTTCATTAAAAGTTTCTACACTCTAAAGAAGTATGTGAAAATGCTGcaaattcaaatgtttaagCGTATATTGATTTCTGTTAATAATAACCACcacttttatttctatatgtttctaaaattattttaatatttttttctgccACCGttatccataaaattttaattaatattcctcCCTATTaagatctaattaaaaatattttgaaacgaccaaacattttaacaggcacttaataaaattaatatgaaattatttaaagcatTTCAACACACTTAAATTTTCACAGTTttccaaatttcattaacaatttattaaccaatatgatattttcatatatttataaacgtaTGCTTGGATTTTCACCCAACTTTTATCAAACAATCTCGTCGTTACGCCGAAAACGggttctattattaattaaattttgtacatcgTGGCACAATTTGGCGAGCAGGAAACCATGCACCCAAtaacaagataaataaataagccctacgaaacaatttactttaaaatacgGCGGCAGCAGTTACTTACAGCAATCAACACGACCACCTTCACTAATAAACGCTGTCATAAAAGTAATCTTATCTAATCCTGAGAAGATTGAGCTCAACGTTCCGGAAGATTCTGGTTTATCCCTAAATCCGTCTGTTCCACAAATTACGTTCaccttatatttaaatttaattaaattatattaagaggTGTTCGTTTttacacaatataaaataacttatttcctgttttattaatttttagggaagttttaattcttatcatataaaaattatatgaatatgttttaaaattaaagtattaaatatattggtacattaacaaaaattatatataagcaTCGCTTGTTATAAGACCGTAAAATGCAGTTTGCACACTTAACAATCACTGCTGACGACACGCGACCAATAAATTTGCTTCTTTATACTAGCCATTACCGTCACAATCAtacttatataatattctgaCCCTGTAcgaaacataaaataactcaaaacgACCGCCAACCGATACATAAAAGACTGCGAACCTCAATAATAGATCCACATAAGTAGgcgaaaacttttttaaacttcCTTAAGACAACGTGTAATAGTCTGTGTTTATAAACTACATAAATGGAGAAAAAGGAAGCGGATGTCGGTTCGTTGGTTCTGttctgtttgttttttaatagaaataggTTTTCACATCGCGGTACGATCGATTATCGGCGGTGCGACAGACCGTAATGTGCAAGTCGAGC
Encoded here:
- the LOC126265091 gene encoding uncharacterized protein LOC126265091, coding for MSEKTRKTFVVDTVSLIKAVRERPIVWNYNHNDFNNKHLRERAWSDIAEHLFNEKFKRLHEGDQLMNISMLQKRWKNIKDTYTRYKKMLAEKVNNKPRPYIHAKKLQFLDYNKRDHREMSLEYIDDKDGEEATEEEDQTAELKIKTEENDSDMIEFETSKFTVEDTKSNSSNSEDYNAEGDFQRSKKDLIDNYIVKAPVFASTSVCNVADVPEKSVTKNTDADNDADKLFMMSMVPLFKKLSDEKKMTARIQLTQVLQRLLYPPNKSS